The Streptomyces sp. NBC_00659 genomic interval GCGGCCGACGCGGCGGACGAGCAGTTCCATCTCGTGCGCGAGCTGGCCGACGTCCGTCTGCACCTCGCTCAGCACGGCGAGCCGGCTCCCGTCACCCGCCGGGGTGATGAAGAGGTAGGCGTCGTCGAGCATCACCATGGTCTGGCGCACCCCGCCCGCGGCGAAGCGCTCGCCCACCGAGCGGGCGAGGCTGTGGAAGCCCGAGCAGACCGCGGCGAGATGTTCGATGTCCCGTCTGCGCATGCCGTCCGAGCAGCTCAGCGGGAGGCCGTCGGCGGTGAGGAGCACGGCCTGACGGACGTGGTCGGTCCTGGCCACGAGATCGTCGAGCAGCCACCCGAGATCGGTGCCGGGCCGTTCGGCGTCGTCCCCGGACCCGAGGCCGCCGCCCGCCGGATCCGGGTGCCGGGCCTCCAGGGTCCGGGCGGGGTGCTCTGGGAGCTGGTCAGGGCGCATCGTGGGCGTCCGTCCCTTCCTCTGTGTCGGTTCGCTGCGCGGGGCCGGACGGCGCGGAACCGGACCCGCCGGTGTCCGGCTCCGCGGGCAGTCCCTTGCGGCCTCGGTCGAGACCACGCTGGAAGGCTCCGAAGACCGCGCGCATCTCCTCCGGCGTGATCTCACGTTCCGGCGTCCCGTCGGCCACCGGTGCCGCGGTGCGCAGCTCCGGGGCCAGGGCCCGCTGACGGACCCGGGTGGGCAGCACGGGCTGTTCCGGTGCCTCCGGCGGCACGGAGTCGGCCTTCTGTTCCCCGGACGCCTTGCGCTGCGCCGGCAGGAGCGCGGTGCCGGTCCGCGTGGGAAGCGCCACCGGAGCCGTGTCCGCCGCCGGCTGCGTGGTTTCCACCGGTGCGAGGACGGCCTCGGGGAGCAGCACCACTGCCGTCGTACCGCCGTACGGGGAGCGGCACAGCGTGACCTTGATGCCGTGCCGTGCGGCGAGCCGGCCCACGACGTACAGACCGAGCCGGTCGTGCCGGGTCGGGTCGAAGTCCTCCGGCGTGGTGAGGGTGCGGTGGGCCTCGTCGATCTGGTCGGGTTCGAGGCCGAGACCCCGGTCGTCGATCTCCAGGACGAACCCGCTCCCGGCCCGCCCGGTGCGCAGGGTGACCTGGGTGCGGGGCGGCGAGAACACGGTGGCGTTCTCGACGAGTTCGGCGATCAGGTGCACGACATCGGCGACGGCGTCCGCGGCGATGCCCACCTCGGGCATCGGGGGGACCACGACGCGTGTGTACTGCTCGATCTCGCTCACCGCGGAGGACACCACCTCGGCGACGGGTACCGGCCGTCGCCAACGGCGGCCCGGGGCGGAGCCGGAGAGGATGATGAGGCTCTCCGCGTGGCGCCGCATGCGGGTGGTGAGGTGATCGATCCGGAACAGGTCGTCCAGCACGTCGGGGTCGTCGGTACGGCGCTCCAGCGTGTCGACCAGCTTGAGCTGGCGGTGGACGAGCGCCTGGTTGCGGCGGGCGATGTTCAGGAGCACCGCGAACAGCCCGCGGCGCAGGGTGGCTTGCTTGACGGCGGCCTCGACGGCGGCGAGACGGGCGGTGTTGAAGGACCGGCCGACCTGGCCGATCTCGTCGGCCACCGCCTCCACGTCCGCCAGCGGCGGCGCCTCGGCGGCCGCGTCGACCTCCTCACCGGCGCCCAACCGCTCCATGACCTGAGGCAGTTGGCGATTGGTCAGCAGGTCGGCGGCGTCGCGCAGCGCCTCCAGGCGGCGCGAGATGCGACGGGCGCCGCGCACCGCGAACCAGAGGGACAGTCCGACGGCTGCCAGTCCGAGCACACCGACGATCGCCGCCTTGGTCAGCTCCCGGTAGGCGAACGTCCGCCCGCGCGCGGCGGAGTTGATCGCGGACTGGGTGCACAGCCGCATGTACCGCTTGACGGCGCGGTCGCTGGTGGTGCGCCAGGTGCCGGCCGCGACGGCCTTGCCCGCCTGCCGCGCGCCCGCCCGCAGCAGTGCGTCCTCGTCCCGGGTCAGTTCCCGGTGCAGGTCGTCGCGCTGGAAGGTCTCGAAGAGGGCGCGCGAGTCGGCCGGCAGGTCGGGCACATAGGTCTGCTCGAAGACCCGGCGGTCCTCGATGGTCGCGGTGAGGGTGTCGTACTGGCGGTCGGTGAGCGTGCCGGCGGCCCGTGCCCCGGCGACGAGCGCGTCCTCGCGCGACACGAACTCCCGTACCCGCACCAGCTCGACGACGACCTGGGCCTCGCGGGCCAGTTGTCCCGCCTGGAGCGCCGTGAGCGCGGACTGGACGTCGAAGGACGGTTCCACCAGGGTGCTGTATTCGGCCACGGCCCGGTCCCAGGTGACGGTGTGTGCCAGTACCCGGCCGCGCAGCCCCTCCAGCCCGTCGACGGAGTGGAGCAGGGCGTCGAGCGCCTGGCGCTGCTGTCCGGAGAGGCTGCTGCGGTCCCCGTCCCTGACCGCCGCGCGCAGGGCGGTCACGGCGCGGTCGGTGCGGCGTTGCTGGGTCAGCAGGTCGACGCCCGCCGTCGTCCCGCGCTTCGCGCCCAGATACGCGGCGGCGAGGCGGCGTTCGATCTGGATCTGGCCGATCGCCGTGTCGGCCGGAGTGCCGAAGGTGTTGTAGACATCCTGCAGACGGACGAGTGCGCGCAGATCGCCGGTGACGGACACCATGGCGAAACTCCACAGCGTCATGAGGGCGATCACCGGAGCGATCGAGAGGGCCACGATCCGCGAACGGACCGTGGGCGTACGGCCGAAGGGCCAGCGCATGGTCTCCCCAGGGCGACGGGACGGTCGGGTGGCCGGGTGACGTGTGGTGACCCGTGTGTTACTCGCGGGTAGCGGGCGCGCGGCTCAAACTAGTCGATGCCGCGCCCGGACCGCAATGGTCCGGACTGACTGAGCGTTCAACGCGCGCTGCGCGCCGTCACCGGATCCGTCCCGTCAGTCGCCCCTGGCCACGGCGAAGACGGTGACGACCGCCGCGTGATCGGAGGGCCAGTCGTTGCCCGCGACATCCGGCAAGGGCCGCGGGTCACCGCTGACCAGGGTGCGGGAGTCGAGGACGGTCAGGCCCCGGTGCAGGACGAAGTCGATCCGGTCCTGCGGCTCCGGGCGCCCGCTGCCGTCCTCGTGCTCGGCGTGGACGGGCGACCAGGTGTGTCCCGGATCCCGAACCGGGTCGGGGTGGGCCTCCCGGTAGGAGTCGCGCAGGCCCGCCTCCTCGGCGGCGCGCGTCACCGGCCAGGCGACATCGGGCCAGTCCAGGTGCGAGGGCACGTTGAAGTCACCGGTCAGGACGACCGGCACGGACTCGTCGCGGGTGTCGGCGACCCTCCGCAGGATCTCCCGCATCCGGGCGAGCCGGCCGCTCTCGTGCGCGATCAGTCCGGCCGCCGGGAGCCCGTCGAAGCGGGCCTCGTAGGGACCGTACGGCGCACAGTCGAGGTGGACGCTCCAGACGTCCACCCGCTGCCCGCCGTCCAGTTCGATCCGGACCCCGGTTCCCCCGTAGAAGCCGACGTCCGGGTCGCCGAGCACGGAGGTGATCGGGTGGCGGCTGATGACGCCGAGGTTGTCGCCCGCCCGGTGGTGGTACCAGCCGAGGGCGTCGGCGAGTTCGCGGGCCGCGTCCCCGTACGTCTCCTGGAGACCGACCACGTCCGCGCCGGTCTCCGTGATGACCTTGAGCTGCTTCTCGCGGTACCCGTCGACCTGGGTGCCGCCGAACCAGAGGTTCCAGCTCATCACCCGCAGCTCACCCGGGGCGACCATGGCCCGCAGCCGGGCCGGGGAGACGCCCTCCAGGCTGCCGAGCACGGTCCGGCCGGCCGCGGGCTCGATCGGCGCGAGCGAGGGCACCGCGAGGACGGCGCAGCCGGCCGACTCGGCCGAGGTGACACCGGTCTGGGTGTCCTCGACGGCGACGCAGGCCGCGGGGTCGACACCGAGGGCGCGGCAGGCGGCGAGGTAGGGGTCGGGGGCGGGCTTGGTGCGCCCGGTGTCGTCGGCGGTGACGGAAACGGCGAAGTGTCCGGTGCCGAGCGCCTCCAGCACGGTGTCGGCGACCGCGCGCGGGGAGGCGGTCACGAGGGCGGTGGGCACGCGTTCGCGGGCGAGCGCCCGGAGCAGTTCCCTCGCCCCGGGGCGAGGGACGACGCCCGTACGGACCCGGTCCGCGAACTGTCGGTGCAGC includes:
- a CDS encoding HAD-IA family hydrolase; this translates as MTRRTTARPPLQAVLFDMDGTLVDTERLWWEAVEEVAGGLGHVLTAADQPHVLGRPVEHTAAWLAGVTGAPGEETAAELHRQFADRVRTGVVPRPGARELLRALARERVPTALVTASPRAVADTVLEALGTGHFAVSVTADDTGRTKPAPDPYLAACRALGVDPAACVAVEDTQTGVTSAESAGCAVLAVPSLAPIEPAAGRTVLGSLEGVSPARLRAMVAPGELRVMSWNLWFGGTQVDGYREKQLKVITETGADVVGLQETYGDAARELADALGWYHHRAGDNLGVISRHPITSVLGDPDVGFYGGTGVRIELDGGQRVDVWSVHLDCAPYGPYEARFDGLPAAGLIAHESGRLARMREILRRVADTRDESVPVVLTGDFNVPSHLDWPDVAWPVTRAAEEAGLRDSYREAHPDPVRDPGHTWSPVHAEHEDGSGRPEPQDRIDFVLHRGLTVLDSRTLVSGDPRPLPDVAGNDWPSDHAAVVTVFAVARGD
- a CDS encoding roadblock/LC7 domain-containing protein; translation: MRPDQLPEHPARTLEARHPDPAGGGLGSGDDAERPGTDLGWLLDDLVARTDHVRQAVLLTADGLPLSCSDGMRRRDIEHLAAVCSGFHSLARSVGERFAAGGVRQTMVMLDDAYLFITPAGDGSRLAVLSEVQTDVGQLAHEMELLVRRVGRHMAAAVRSAADPAGH
- a CDS encoding sensor histidine kinase produces the protein MRWPFGRTPTVRSRIVALSIAPVIALMTLWSFAMVSVTGDLRALVRLQDVYNTFGTPADTAIGQIQIERRLAAAYLGAKRGTTAGVDLLTQQRRTDRAVTALRAAVRDGDRSSLSGQQRQALDALLHSVDGLEGLRGRVLAHTVTWDRAVAEYSTLVEPSFDVQSALTALQAGQLAREAQVVVELVRVREFVSREDALVAGARAAGTLTDRQYDTLTATIEDRRVFEQTYVPDLPADSRALFETFQRDDLHRELTRDEDALLRAGARQAGKAVAAGTWRTTSDRAVKRYMRLCTQSAINSAARGRTFAYRELTKAAIVGVLGLAAVGLSLWFAVRGARRISRRLEALRDAADLLTNRQLPQVMERLGAGEEVDAAAEAPPLADVEAVADEIGQVGRSFNTARLAAVEAAVKQATLRRGLFAVLLNIARRNQALVHRQLKLVDTLERRTDDPDVLDDLFRIDHLTTRMRRHAESLIILSGSAPGRRWRRPVPVAEVVSSAVSEIEQYTRVVVPPMPEVGIAADAVADVVHLIAELVENATVFSPPRTQVTLRTGRAGSGFVLEIDDRGLGLEPDQIDEAHRTLTTPEDFDPTRHDRLGLYVVGRLAARHGIKVTLCRSPYGGTTAVVLLPEAVLAPVETTQPAADTAPVALPTRTGTALLPAQRKASGEQKADSVPPEAPEQPVLPTRVRQRALAPELRTAAPVADGTPEREITPEEMRAVFGAFQRGLDRGRKGLPAEPDTGGSGSAPSGPAQRTDTEEGTDAHDAP